The following proteins are encoded in a genomic region of Syntrophotaleaceae bacterium:
- a CDS encoding PatB family C-S lyase, with protein sequence MFNFDHEVDRRGTGSLKWDKYAGRDVIPLWVADMDFASPPAVLEALRERLDHGVFGYTGAPGELVEVIRERLLDLYGWRIEADWLVWLPGLVTGLNVACRAVGEEGDEVLTHVPIYPPFLSAPELSSRRTVRVPLVETGGRWVIDFDHLEQAITPRSRLFLLCNPQNPTGRVFSREELEGIAAFCERHGLILCSDEIHCDLILDPACRHLPTAGLDPSVAARTITLMAPSKTFNLPGLGCSFAIISDPVLRQRFRRVMAGIVPYVNLFGYAAALAAYRDGGPWLSALIEYLRGNRDLVREAVAAMPGLSMTPVEATYLAWIDARRLQLTDPAAFFDDAGVGLSDGREFGMPGFLRLNFGCPRPLLRRGLERMARAVAGLASSVGESR encoded by the coding sequence TTGTTCAACTTCGATCATGAGGTGGATCGCCGGGGGACCGGCTCTTTGAAATGGGACAAGTATGCCGGGCGCGACGTCATCCCCCTGTGGGTGGCGGACATGGATTTCGCTTCGCCGCCGGCGGTGCTGGAGGCTCTGCGGGAGCGTCTCGATCACGGTGTGTTCGGTTACACAGGTGCCCCCGGGGAACTGGTCGAGGTGATCCGGGAGCGGCTGCTCGATCTCTACGGCTGGCGGATCGAGGCCGACTGGCTGGTCTGGCTGCCGGGGCTGGTCACCGGGCTCAATGTCGCCTGCCGTGCGGTCGGGGAAGAAGGGGACGAGGTTTTGACGCATGTGCCGATCTATCCTCCCTTCCTGAGCGCGCCCGAGCTCTCCTCACGGCGGACGGTGCGGGTGCCGCTGGTGGAGACCGGAGGGCGCTGGGTCATCGACTTCGACCATCTGGAGCAGGCGATCACCCCCCGCAGCCGGCTGTTTCTGCTCTGCAATCCGCAAAACCCCACGGGACGGGTGTTTTCCCGGGAGGAGTTGGAAGGGATCGCCGCCTTTTGCGAGCGCCACGGCCTCATCCTCTGCTCCGACGAGATTCACTGCGATCTGATCCTCGATCCCGCCTGTCGTCACCTCCCCACGGCCGGGCTCGATCCATCGGTGGCGGCACGCACCATCACCCTCATGGCGCCGAGCAAGACCTTCAACCTGCCGGGCCTCGGCTGCTCCTTCGCTATCATCAGCGATCCCGTTCTGCGGCAGAGATTCCGCCGGGTCATGGCAGGGATCGTCCCCTACGTCAACCTGTTCGGCTACGCAGCCGCCCTGGCCGCCTATCGCGATGGCGGCCCCTGGCTTTCCGCCCTGATCGAATATCTGCGGGGAAACCGCGACCTGGTGCGGGAGGCGGTTGCCGCCATGCCCGGACTGAGCATGACGCCGGTGGAGGCCACCTACCTGGCCTGGATCGATGCCCGCCGGCTGCAGCTGACCGACCCGGCGGCTTTCTTTGATGATGCCGGCGTCGGCCTCTCCGACGGGCGGGAGTTCGGCATGCCCGGTTTCCTGCGCCTCAATTTCGGCTGCCCGCGTCCCCTGCTGCGCCGGGGGCTGGAGCGCATGGCCCGTGCCGTCGCCGGGCTTGCCTCTTCCGTCGGGGAAAGCCGATGA
- a CDS encoding L-fuculose-phosphate aldolase: protein MRFQEHREAIVRFGRKMIDSQLTTGSGGNLSICDRSQDLIAISPSGIEYFDMEPSDVVVVDTTGVIVKGDRNPSSELDFHLALYRHRRDIGAVVHTHSVYATTIACLGWELPPVHYLIGFSGRKVPLAPYATFGTRQLADNLVGAIGDYNAVLLANHGLVTVGPTLERAFAAAEEIELVARIFYQARSIGEPVLLDDGEMDRVIEKFKGYGQF, encoded by the coding sequence ATGCGTTTCCAGGAGCATCGCGAGGCCATTGTCCGGTTCGGCCGCAAGATGATCGATTCGCAGTTGACCACCGGCTCGGGAGGAAACCTGAGCATCTGCGACCGGTCCCAGGATCTGATCGCCATCAGTCCCAGCGGCATCGAATACTTCGATATGGAGCCTTCCGATGTCGTGGTGGTCGATACCACCGGCGTGATCGTCAAGGGGGACCGCAATCCTTCCAGTGAACTTGACTTCCATCTCGCCCTCTACCGGCATCGGCGGGATATCGGCGCCGTGGTCCACACTCATTCGGTCTATGCCACCACCATCGCCTGCCTGGGCTGGGAACTGCCGCCGGTTCATTACCTGATCGGCTTCTCCGGCCGCAAGGTGCCTCTGGCGCCCTACGCCACCTTCGGCACCCGGCAACTCGCCGACAACCTGGTCGGCGCCATCGGCGATTACAACGCGGTTCTGCTGGCCAATCACGGCCTGGTGACCGTGGGCCCGACCCTCGAACGGGCCTTTGCCGCCGCCGAGGAGATTGAACTGGTGGCGCGCATTTTCTACCAGGCCCGTTCCATCGGCGAACCGGTGCTGCTCGACGACGGGGAAATGGACCGGGTGATTGAAAAGTTCAAGGGCTATGGGCAGTTTTAG
- a CDS encoding YiiD C-terminal domain-containing protein: MKDKVHQLNQRILEQIPLTGGIGLEIASYDGRELIMTAPLAPNRNDKGTGFAGSIAALATLAGWALVTLGVEERRGPAEVAICRSEIDYLRPITADFCARCRLPEEEALQDLLADLDQKGRGRLKVAVVVEQKQTQAVIFSGTYVVRLRPCCP, encoded by the coding sequence TTGAAAGATAAAGTGCATCAACTGAACCAGCGGATACTGGAGCAGATCCCTCTCACCGGGGGCATCGGCCTGGAAATTGCCAGTTACGACGGTCGGGAGCTGATCATGACCGCCCCCCTGGCCCCGAATCGCAACGACAAGGGGACCGGTTTTGCAGGCAGCATCGCCGCCCTGGCGACGCTGGCCGGCTGGGCTCTGGTCACCCTGGGGGTGGAGGAGCGACGCGGGCCGGCGGAGGTCGCCATCTGCCGCAGCGAGATAGACTACCTGCGGCCGATCACCGCCGATTTTTGCGCCCGCTGCCGACTGCCGGAGGAAGAGGCTCTGCAAGATTTGCTGGCGGACCTGGACCAGAAAGGCCGGGGCCGCCTCAAGGTGGCCGTCGTGGTTGAGCAGAAACAGACGCAGGCGGTCATTTTCAGCGGAACCTACGTGGTCCGACTTCGTCCCTGCTGTCCCTGA